The following coding sequences are from one Macaca mulatta isolate MMU2019108-1 chromosome 7, T2T-MMU8v2.0, whole genome shotgun sequence window:
- the COXFA4L3 gene encoding normal mucosa of esophagus-specific gene 1 protein: MSFFQLLMKRKELIPLVLFVSVAAGGASSFAVYSLWKTDVILDRKRNPEPWETVDPTIPQKLITINQQWKPIEELQKVRRATK; this comes from the exons ATGAGCTTTTTCCAACTCCTgatgaaaaggaaggaa CTCATTCCCTTGGTGCTGTTCGTGAGTGTGGCGGCGGGTGGAGCCTCGTCTTTTGCTGTGTATTCTCTTTGGAAAACCGATGTGAT CCTTGATCGAAAAAGAAATCCAGAACCTTGGGAAACTGTGGACCCTACTATACCGCAAAAG cTTATAACAATCAACCAACAATGGAAGCCCATTGAAGAGCTGCAAAAGGTCCGAAGGGCGACCAAATGA